A stretch of DNA from Acidobacteriota bacterium:
CGCGTAATTCCAACAACGTGATTTCCGGCGGGCAGCCATACCGCAACGGCGCGATCACTGTGCCCAAGCCGCGATTGACATAAATTTGTGTTTCACCCAGTTGCGAATGGCCGCGCATGAAGCGGCGGCTCTTACGCACCAGCCAGCGGCGGCGGCGCTCTTCGCGTCCCGTCAGCAAGCGCCAGTTGATTTGGCCGCCGTGCGTGTGGCCCGACAACACCAGGTCAATGCCCGCCCGCGCGGCTTCGCGGATGATGGTCGGGTTGTGCGAAAGCAGAATGCGCGTTTCGTCACGCGAAGTGCCAACCAACGCTTGCGGCAAATCTGCGTGCTTGGTCAGGATGTCGTCAATGCCCAGCAGGCGAATGTGCGCGCCAGCGCGTTCGAGTTTGAGATTCTCATTCGTCAACACGCGCACGCCTTGGTCGTGCAAGGCCGCAGCCATCAACGGGCCATCCGTCCAATGATCGTGATTGCCCAGCACGGCAAAAACGCCCAGCGGCGCGCGCAAGGCGCCCAACGTGCGCGCGCACGCGCCGATGTAAGCGCGCGTGTGCGAAACGTAATCGCCCGTCAGGACGATGACATCCGGTTGCAACGTGTTGACGTGCCGCACGGCTTCGGCGATTTCGTTGTCGCTCAGGAAAGGGCTGTGATGCAGATCGGAAAGTTGCGCCAGCCGCAAACCGTGAAAGGCGTGCGGCAGCTTGGGAATCCGGATTTGGGGTTGGGTAATCTCGAACTGATGGGCTTCGACAAAGGCGGCTTGCACCAGCGCCGCGAAGGTCTGACGCCATTGATACCGTTCCGGGCGGCGCCGGGTCAGGCGCGCAAATACGTTATGTTTCATCCAGCGTTAGCTCCGTAAGGGGGGTGAACTCAAAAGCTCTGCTGTCTTTTTCTTTGCACCGCGTAGGTTGAATTGTTTGTTGAGTCATCTATTGAATCATCATGGGATGCGAAACAGTGCGCGAATTATACGAACTACGCGGCGCATTGCGCAACGCCGATTTGCCAAGCGGCGCGCGGTTGCGGCATCTTGCGCACGCTTCTGATTTACTGCAAAAGGATACCCTCTAGCGCGTGTCACCATCACCCGTCATCAGCGTCATCATCCCGGTTCTCAACGAAGCCCGGCAAATTCAGGCCTTGTTGCGCGAATTGACCTGTCTGCCCGAAGTGGCCGAGGTCATTGTGGTGGATGGCGGCAGCACAGACGGCACAGCCGCGTTGGCGCAACAGGGCGGGGCGGCGCGTGTCTTGGAATTCGGGCGCGCCAACCGCGCTTTGCAAATGAACGCCGGCGCGGCGGCGGCGCGCGGCGAAGCGCTCTTGTTTTTGCACGCCGATGTGCGCTTGCCGTTGACGGCGCTCGCCGACATCCGCGCCGCGTTACAAGATGAACAGGTGGTAGGCGGCTGTTTTGCCTTTGGCTTTCCGGCTCACGTGCCGCGCGCTTACCGCGTTTACGCCTGGGGCATCAACCTGCGCACGCGCTGGTTCCAAACGGCTACCGGCGATCAGGCGCTCTTCGCGCGGCGCACAGTGTTTGAGCAGTTGGGCGGCTACCCGGCTCTGCCGTTGATGGAAGACCTCGAATTGTTCGAGCGGCTCAAACGCCAAGGCCGCGTCTGCGTTCTGCCGCACCCGGTGTGCGTCTCGCCGCGCCGCTGGCAACAGCACGGCTTGGTGCGCACGGGGTTGTTGATGTACGCCTTGCGCTTGGGCTATTGGCTGGGCTTTTCGCCCGCCCGGCTCAAACGATTTTTTCTGGACGTGCGTTGACTGCGCTTGACGCTGCTGCTGGAGAAACGCTATAAAGCGCCGATTAAGTGGTCTAGTCCACTAGGCATCTGATCAACCGAGCGAGCCTGAAAAACATGACAAGCAATTTGCTGGGCGCAGGCGTCAAACTAAATAAGCAGAGTTTCACACCGCTCTATCACCAAATCGAACAGGCCCTGCGCCGCCGCATCGAAGGCGGCGAACTGGCGCCGGGCGCGGCGATTTCGGAACGCGAACTGTCGGAAAGCCTGGGCATCAGCCGGATGACGGCGCGCCAGGCCTTGAGCGCCTTGCGGGACGAAGGGCTGATTTATTCCGAACGCGGGCGCGGCACCTTTGTCGCCGAACAAAAGCTGGATGTGCAAACGCGCCAGTTGCTCGGCTTCAGTGAAGACATGCGGCGGCGCGGCTTGGAGCCTGGCTCGCGTCTACTGAACTTCAAACGCTTCCGGCCCGAGGCCGCGCAAGCGCAAAAGCTGCGCCTGGCCGAAGGGGAGGAAGCGTTTGAGTTGACGCGGTTGCGGTTGGCTGATCGTGTGCCGATGGCGGTTGAGACCTGTTTGCTGCCGGTGCATTTGTGCCCGCAACTCAAGCGCGCCGATGTCGAGCGCGGCTCGTTGTATCAGGTTTTAGAGCAGCGTTACGGCGTGCGGCTGGGCCGGGCGGATGAAGTTTTAGAAGCCGCCTGTGCGACCAAAAGCGAGGCAGCATTGCTTTCGATCAAACCGCGCGCGCCGGTGCTGGTGGTGCAGCGCACTGTGTATGCTGCCGATGACGCCGTGATCGAATCGGTACGCTCGGTCTATCGCGGCGACCGCTATCAAGCGGCGATTCAATTGAAACGGCAGGGCCGTTGAACCAATCCCAAAGCAAATCTCAAATTACGAATTTGAAATTTGTCAGTCTCGCAAAATTCCCTAGAGGTAAGTATGCAAATGAAAAAGCTGGCAAGCAGCTTAATCCTGGCGCTGTTTTGTGTTTTCACTGCCAACGCGCAAGACACTTCGGCGCTGTTGACGGGCGCGGTCACCGATCCGCAGGGCGCGGTCGTCGCCAATGCCAAAGTCATCGTCAGCGACATCCGCACTGGCGTGGCAAAGACCGTGACCACCAATAGCGCGGGCGCCTATTTCGTGCCCGGTTTGCAACCGGGCGAGTTCACTGTCAGCGCCGAAGCGCAGGGCTTTCAGAAACTGACCAAACGGGGGCTGCGCTTGGAAATCGGCCAGCGCGCCACGGTGGATTTGCAATTGACCGTCGGCGGCACGGAAATGACGGTCGAGGTCTCGTCGGCTGCGGTGCTGTTGCAGGCTGAATCGTCCGCGCTGGAGCAGGGCGTCGAACAGAAGCTGGTCGAAAACCTGCCGCTGATTGACCAGAACGTCATGCAGTTGGTGCAAATCACGCCGGGCGTGGTGTCGGGCAATCCGAGCAATCCGGCAGCCATCGGCCTGATCGGCAATCGCAGCTTTTTCGATTCGAACTTTTCGGTGAATGGCGGGCGCGGCAGCACCAACGATGTACTGGTGGACGGCGTCGCCAACACCATCGGCGATTTCAACGGCGTGGGCGCGACGCCACCCGCGCGCGCCGTGCAGGAATTCAAAGTCGTGAGCGGCGCGCTTTCGGCGGAATACGGGCGCACGGGCGGCGGTGTGGTGACCTACGCGACGCGGCCCGGCGGCAGCCGTTATCACGGCTCGGTCTTTGAGTTTCATCAGAACAGCGAATTCAACGCGAATGGTTGGTTTAACAACAAGAATCGTATCGCGCGCGTCAGCAACCGCCGCAACCATTTCGGCGCGGATTTCAGCGGGCCGGTGGACATTCCGAAACTTTATAACGGCAAGAACAAGACGTTTTTCTTCTTCAACTACGAAGGCCGCCGCAACCGCGACCCGGTGGGCACGCTGTTGACGGTGCCGACGCTGGCGCAACGCAACGGCGATTTTTCAGACACGCGCAATCGCGCGGGCGCGCTGATTTCGATCTACAATCCCTGGACGACGCGCAACGCGCCGGGCAGTACGACGCAATTCATCCGCGATCAATTCGCCGGCAACAAGATCAATTGCGCGGCCCTCAATCCCGCCACCAACAAATCGTTCTGCGACCCGGTGGCCGTGGCCGCGCTGAAGTTTTACCCCGAACCGAACCGCGCGGCGGACGACACGGGCGGCTCGAACAACTACGTCGCGGCGGGCACCAACATCCTCGACCAGAATTACTATTCGATCCGCGTGGATCACAATTTCTCGTCGAAACAGAGCGTGTATGTGCGTTGGACGCGCATGCGGCGCGATGACGAACAATTCAATCCGCTGGGCAATATCGCGGGCAATGGGCGCGTGGTGATTGATAAATTCACGCACGCGGTCATCAACCATTCCTACACGCTGAGCAATTCGCTGTTTAACAACTTCCGCTATGGCTATGTGCGCTCGCACGCGAACCAGGTGCCCTTCGGCACGGGCTTCGACCCGACGACGCTGGGTTTGCCGCGCTATCTGAAAGACAACGCGGCGGTGCTGCAATTTCCGACCTTCAACCTGGGCGCGAACGGCTTCAGCTATTCGGCGCTGGGTTCGCGCGGCTTCAACAACCAGCCGCGCGACACGACGACCGTGGCCGACACCGTGACCAAAGTCTGGGGCAAGCACACCTTGAAACCGGGTTTTGAATTCCGGCTGATTCGCTTCCACCCGTTCCAGGTTTTCGACACGACGGGCAATTTCAGCTTCAACGCCAGCTACACGCAGGCCGACCCGAACGTCGGCTCGACCAGCAGCGGCTGGGGCCTGGCCTCGTTCCTGCTGGGCGCCTATGCGGCGGGCGCGAACCAGGCGATCTATGAATACGGCACGCCGCTGACGATCTATCACCGATACGCGGCGGGCTTCGTGCAAGACGATTGGCGCGTGCGGCGTAACCTGACGTTGAATCTGGGGCTGCGTTGGGATTTGGAAACGGGCACGGGCGAATCTAGCGACCGGCTGACCGCGTTTGATTTCCGCGCGCCCGCGCCGGTCAACACGCCGGCGGTGCGCGCCGCGCTGGGCCGCGATGTCAACGGCCTCTTGCGCTTCGTGGATAAGGGCGAAGCCGAATGGGCGGCGGATAAAAAACGCTTCGCGCCGCGCCTGGGGGCGGCCTGGCAACTCAACAACAAGACCGTCGTGCGCGCCGGTTACGCGCTGACCTATTTGCCGGTCTCGGTCGAAGTGCTCGGCTCGGTCGGCTTCAATTACACGATCAGCAGCGATCAACCCGACACGCGCATCCCGCAAAATTTGCTGAGCAACCCCTTTCCGACGGGCATTCCGGCGATTATCGGCAAATCACGCGGCGCGGCGTCCTTGTTGGGCCAGGGCATCACCGCCGTCGAAGACCGCATTGGCAGTTCGTACAATCAACTCTGGAATCTGGCGGTGCAGCGGCAACTCGGCAAAGCGCTGTTGGCGCAAGCCGCTTATGTCGGCAGCCACGGCGTGCGCCTGCCGCTCAACAGTTTCAACCTGAATCAACTCGATCCGGCTAATCAAACGCTGGGCAACACGGCGCTGGCGCAACTGGTGACAAATCCGTTCAACGGCGTCATCACCGATCCGCTGTCGGCCCTGAGCCGCTCCACGGTGGCGCGCAGCGCCTTGCTGCGCCCGTTCCCGCAATACACGACGATTGCCTATTCGCGCCCGCTGGCGAATCTGGGCGGTTCGTCATATCACGGCCTGCAATTGAGTTTGCAAAAACGCTTTTCGCAAGGCCTCTCGTTTCTCGGTCATTACACCTGGTCGAAAACGATGGACACGGGCGGCACGGGCAGCGGCATCGCTTTCACCGACACGACCAATATTCAAAACATCTACAACATCCGCGATGAATGGTCGCTCTCGACCCAGGATGTGCCGCACCGCTTCCAATTCACCTGGCACTATGAATTGCCGTTTGGTTACCGGCGGCAATTGCTGAGCAAGCTGCCGCGCGCGCTGGATGCGGTCATCGGCGGCTGGCAAGTGAGCGGCACATACACTTGGCAACAGGGCACGCCGCTCGCGTTGGTAGCGACCAATCGCCTGGGGCTGGGCAACAGCGTGCAGCGTGTCAGCGTGCGCGCGGGCCAGGACCCGAAGCTGGACAACGGTACAGCGCGCGACAATGTGCGCAACAATCTGGCGTGGTTTAACACGGCGGCGTTTTTCAATGCCAACGACGAAATCACCGCGTGTCCGGGTGCGCCCACAGGCGATGACCGCAGCAAGTGTTTCGTCTTCGGCAACGCCTCGCGCACGCTGGGCAGCGTGCGGCGCGACAATTATGTCAACCTCGACGCCGTGATGGGCAAGACGTTTCGGATCAGCGAGAAAGTCAACTTCGAGTTTCGCGGCGAATTTTTCAATGCCTTCAATCGCGTGGTTTTCGCCACGCCGACAACCAGCGTGAACGACCCGCAATTCGGGCGCGTGACCAACATCCTGACGCCGCCGCGCCGGGTGCAGTTGGCGGCGCGCATCACGTTTTGAAGCCGCTGAACATTGGAGCCACAGTAGCGCAACCGGCCGAGGTTGCACGGCTTCATCAACTACAACCAAGATTTACGTTGCGCCATGACGCTACTTATGAAACCGCGCAACTTCGGCCGGTTGCGCTACTGTGGCGCGTCATTGACCACTGACCACGTTTTCATTACTTTCGCGGCGATGAAACTCTTTCGACAACTCGCAATTCTCTGGTTGGTGTTTGGTTTGCTCACGCCAGGTATAAACGCCCAGACCAAACCGAAACCGCGCCCGCAACTCAAACCCGTGCCGATGAACAAAGGCCCACTCGGCGCGGCGGGCTACCTGACGCTGGTACCGCTTGATGACCGCCCGGCGGTGGGCCAGTTCGCCCAGATGATCGGAGCCATCGCCGATCATCAAGTGACCATGCCGCCGCGCGAATTGCTGGGCCGCTTCACGCAAGCGGGCGACACGGCCAAGCTGGCTGAATGGTTGAAGGCACAGGATTACAGCAAGACCGACGCGCTGATCGTCTCGCTGGATATGCTGGCCTATGGCGGACTGGTTGCCTCGCGCGTGCCTAACACGACGCTGGACGCGGCCGTCGCGCGCTTGGAGTTTTTTCGCTGGTTCAAACAGAAATATCCGCGCGTGCCGGTCTATGTTTTCAGCACAATCATGCGCGTCGCGCCGACAGCCACGGCCAAAACGCGCGGCACGCACGACAAGCTGGCGCGTTGGGCCGAGTTGATGGATCGCGTGCCCAAGACCGGCGAGCAAAAGCTGGCCGATGAACTGACGCTGCTCAAACGCGAATTGGAGCCGCAGGTCATTCAGGATTATCTGGCCGCGCGCAAACGCAATTTGCAGGTCAATCTGGCGGCGCTCGATCTGTATCGCGCCGGCCAGATTGACGAGATGATTCTGTTGCAGGACGACGCGCGCCAATACGGCTTACACCGGCAGGATCAGGACAAGCTGCGCGAACGGCTGCAACAATTGAAACTCGACGCCAAAATTCCAATCTACAACGGCGCGGACGAGGGCGCGCTGTCGCTCACCAGCCGCGCGGTCTTGGACAAGTACAGCAGCAAGCTGCGCGTGGCGGTCGTGTACTCTTCCGAAAAGAGCAAGCAGGTGATTGCGCCCTTTGAAGATCATCCGCTGCAATTCACCGTCGAACATCAGGTCTATGCAGCGGGTGGTGTGATCGTCGAAGAGACTGAGCCGTATGATTACAAACTCTTCGTCAATGCGCCCGAAACAACCCAAAGCGAATTCAACCAATTCGTCGGCAAGCTGCTGGCTGAACTGAAAGCGGGCCGTTGGGTGGTGCTGGCCGACGTGCTCTTTCCCGCGCCGCATCGCAGCGGAGCCGATGAACGGCTGATCGAAATCCTCAAACGCGAAAAACTGTTCGACATGTTCGCCGGTTATGCGGCTTGGAATACGGCGGGCAACACGCTGGGCACGGCGATTCCCCAGGCGAACATGCGCGTCTTTTACCGCCAGAAGCTCAACGACCTGCTCGAACGTTCAACCCGCACGCAGGTCGCGCAGCTTGAATTCCTGTTGCATCGGTTTGCGGGCGATTACCTTTATCACGACGTTGTGCGCCCGGCGGTCAACGAACGTTTGCGCGCGGCGGCGGCCAACGACGGCACGGTGACCTATGAACTCACGCCGGAAAAGTACGCTGAGGCCAACCGCGAAGTCGAAACGAAACTGCGCGCCGAGCTTGAGCAATTCTTTGCCGAATACTTTCA
This window harbors:
- a CDS encoding metallophosphoesterase, whose translation is MKHNVFARLTRRRPERYQWRQTFAALVQAAFVEAHQFEITQPQIRIPKLPHAFHGLRLAQLSDLHHSPFLSDNEIAEAVRHVNTLQPDVIVLTGDYVSHTRAYIGACARTLGALRAPLGVFAVLGNHDHWTDGPLMAAALHDQGVRVLTNENLKLERAGAHIRLLGIDDILTKHADLPQALVGTSRDETRILLSHNPTIIREAARAGIDLVLSGHTHGGQINWRLLTGREERRRRWLVRKSRRFMRGHSQLGETQIYVNRGLGTVIAPLRYGCPPEITLLELRAF
- a CDS encoding TIGR04283 family arsenosugar biosynthesis glycosyltransferase; translated protein: MSVIIPVLNEARQIQALLRELTCLPEVAEVIVVDGGSTDGTAALAQQGGAARVLEFGRANRALQMNAGAAAARGEALLFLHADVRLPLTALADIRAALQDEQVVGGCFAFGFPAHVPRAYRVYAWGINLRTRWFQTATGDQALFARRTVFEQLGGYPALPLMEDLELFERLKRQGRVCVLPHPVCVSPRRWQQHGLVRTGLLMYALRLGYWLGFSPARLKRFFLDVR
- a CDS encoding GntR family transcriptional regulator → MTSNLLGAGVKLNKQSFTPLYHQIEQALRRRIEGGELAPGAAISERELSESLGISRMTARQALSALRDEGLIYSERGRGTFVAEQKLDVQTRQLLGFSEDMRRRGLEPGSRLLNFKRFRPEAAQAQKLRLAEGEEAFELTRLRLADRVPMAVETCLLPVHLCPQLKRADVERGSLYQVLEQRYGVRLGRADEVLEAACATKSEAALLSIKPRAPVLVVQRTVYAADDAVIESVRSVYRGDRYQAAIQLKRQGR
- a CDS encoding TonB-dependent receptor — translated: MKKLASSLILALFCVFTANAQDTSALLTGAVTDPQGAVVANAKVIVSDIRTGVAKTVTTNSAGAYFVPGLQPGEFTVSAEAQGFQKLTKRGLRLEIGQRATVDLQLTVGGTEMTVEVSSAAVLLQAESSALEQGVEQKLVENLPLIDQNVMQLVQITPGVVSGNPSNPAAIGLIGNRSFFDSNFSVNGGRGSTNDVLVDGVANTIGDFNGVGATPPARAVQEFKVVSGALSAEYGRTGGGVVTYATRPGGSRYHGSVFEFHQNSEFNANGWFNNKNRIARVSNRRNHFGADFSGPVDIPKLYNGKNKTFFFFNYEGRRNRDPVGTLLTVPTLAQRNGDFSDTRNRAGALISIYNPWTTRNAPGSTTQFIRDQFAGNKINCAALNPATNKSFCDPVAVAALKFYPEPNRAADDTGGSNNYVAAGTNILDQNYYSIRVDHNFSSKQSVYVRWTRMRRDDEQFNPLGNIAGNGRVVIDKFTHAVINHSYTLSNSLFNNFRYGYVRSHANQVPFGTGFDPTTLGLPRYLKDNAAVLQFPTFNLGANGFSYSALGSRGFNNQPRDTTTVADTVTKVWGKHTLKPGFEFRLIRFHPFQVFDTTGNFSFNASYTQADPNVGSTSSGWGLASFLLGAYAAGANQAIYEYGTPLTIYHRYAAGFVQDDWRVRRNLTLNLGLRWDLETGTGESSDRLTAFDFRAPAPVNTPAVRAALGRDVNGLLRFVDKGEAEWAADKKRFAPRLGAAWQLNNKTVVRAGYALTYLPVSVEVLGSVGFNYTISSDQPDTRIPQNLLSNPFPTGIPAIIGKSRGAASLLGQGITAVEDRIGSSYNQLWNLAVQRQLGKALLAQAAYVGSHGVRLPLNSFNLNQLDPANQTLGNTALAQLVTNPFNGVITDPLSALSRSTVARSALLRPFPQYTTIAYSRPLANLGGSSYHGLQLSLQKRFSQGLSFLGHYTWSKTMDTGGTGSGIAFTDTTNIQNIYNIRDEWSLSTQDVPHRFQFTWHYELPFGYRRQLLSKLPRALDAVIGGWQVSGTYTWQQGTPLALVATNRLGLGNSVQRVSVRAGQDPKLDNGTARDNVRNNLAWFNTAAFFNANDEITACPGAPTGDDRSKCFVFGNASRTLGSVRRDNYVNLDAVMGKTFRISEKVNFEFRGEFFNAFNRVVFATPTTSVNDPQFGRVTNILTPPRRVQLAARITF
- a CDS encoding DUF4127 family protein, with amino-acid sequence MKPRNFGRLRYCGASLTTDHVFITFAAMKLFRQLAILWLVFGLLTPGINAQTKPKPRPQLKPVPMNKGPLGAAGYLTLVPLDDRPAVGQFAQMIGAIADHQVTMPPRELLGRFTQAGDTAKLAEWLKAQDYSKTDALIVSLDMLAYGGLVASRVPNTTLDAAVARLEFFRWFKQKYPRVPVYVFSTIMRVAPTATAKTRGTHDKLARWAELMDRVPKTGEQKLADELTLLKRELEPQVIQDYLAARKRNLQVNLAALDLYRAGQIDEMILLQDDARQYGLHRQDQDKLRERLQQLKLDAKIPIYNGADEGALSLTSRAVLDKYSSKLRVAVVYSSEKSKQVIAPFEDHPLQFTVEHQVYAAGGVIVEETEPYDYKLFVNAPETTQSEFNQFVGKLLAELKAGRWVVLADVLFPAPHRSGADERLIEILKREKLFDMFAGYAAWNTAGNTLGTAIPQANMRVFYRQKLNDLLERSTRTQVAQLEFLLHRFAGDYLYHDVVRPAVNERLRAAAANDGTVTYELTPEKYAEANREVETKLRAELEQFFAEYFQGRTYPLAFQRGQERVLKINGLKDLKIYLPWARTFEVAVEFKLDHTLN